The following coding sequences lie in one Aricia agestis chromosome 18, ilAriAges1.1, whole genome shotgun sequence genomic window:
- the LOC121736146 gene encoding katanin p60 ATPase-containing subunit A-like 1 isoform X4, protein MAREYEQLKATMATLQMFRYDGEKAITPMPGNLEDLPTRDQMWGPAPHELDPDIWPPAPDRDPNAWPPPTSVDHKVPPTMKSARTNPRNARTADAKKTTGPRTAAASHRKTSDVRNPRTQNNKTQSAKTKDTSNKENNTKDKQDRDNNNDTDDEKKEEERRFEPPSAADGDLVDMLERDIVQKNPNIRWDDIADLAEAKRLLEEAVVLPMWMPDFFKGIRRPWKGVLMVGPPGTGKTMLAKAVATECGTTFFNVSSSTLTSKYRGESEKLVRLLFEMARFYAPSTIFIDEIDSLCSRRGSDSEHEASRRVKSELLVQMDGLGSATDEPAKVVMVLAATNFPWDIDEALRRRLEKRIYIPLPTQEGREALLHINLREVKVDPEVDLTLIAKKLDGYSGADITNVCRDASMMSMRRKIAGLKPEQIKQLAKEELDLPVTRQDFLEALAKCNKSVSKGDIQKYLSWMEEFGSS, encoded by the exons ACCTGGAGGACCTGCCGACCCGCGACCAGATGTGGGGTCCGGCGCCGCACGAGCTGGACCCCGACATCTGGCCCCCGGCGCCCGACAGGGACCCCAACGCCTGGCCCCCGCCCACCAGTGTGGACCACAA GGTACCACCGACGATGAAGTCAGCTCGCACCAACCCCCGCAACGCCCGCACCGCAGATGCCAAGAAGACCACAGGACCGAGAACAGCGGCAGCATCACACAGAAAGACCTCCGACGTCAGAAACCCTAGAACACAGAATAATAAGACACAGAGCG CGAAGACGAAAGACACGAGCAACAAGGAAAACAACACGAAGGACAAGCAGGACAGGGACAACAACAACGACACCGACGATGAGAAGAAGGAGGAGGAGCGACGGTTCGAGCCGCCCTCCGCCGCCGACGGCGACCTCGTGGACATGCTCG AGCGCGACATAGTACAGAAGAACCCCAACATCCGGTGGGACGACATCGCCGACCTGGCGGAGGCCAAGCGGCTGCTGGAGGAGGCGGTCGTGTTGCCCATGTGGATGCCGGACTTCTTCAAG GGTATCCGCCGACCGTGGAAGGGCGTGCTGATGGTGGGTCCGCCGGGCACGGGCAAGACGATGCTGGCGAAGGCGGTGGCCACGGAGTGCGGGACGACATTCTTTAATGTATCGTCCTCGACCCTCACCAGCAAATACCGCGGCGAGTCAGAGAAACTGGTGCGACTGTTGTTTGAGATG GCGCGGTTCTACGCGCCGAGCACGATATTCATAGACGAGATAGACTCGCTGTGCTCGCGGCGCGGCTCCGACAGCGAGCACGAGGCGTCGCGCCGCGTCAAGTCCGAGCTGCTGGTGCAGATGGACGGCCTGGGATCCGCGACGGACGAGCCCGCCAAG GTGGTAATGGTGCTAGCGGCGACGAATTTCCCATGGGACATCGACGAGGCCCTGCGCCGGCGGCTCGAGAAGCGCATATACATACCGCTGCCGACGCAGGAGGGGAGAGAGGCGCTGCTGCACATCAACCTACGAGAGGTCAAAGTGGACCCCGAGGTTGACCTCACACTTATCGCCAAGAAGCTAGACGGGTACTCCGGCGCGGATATCACTAATGTTTGCAG GGATGCGTCAATGATGTCGATGCGTCGGAAGATCGCCGGTCTCAAGCCGGAGCAGATCAAACAGCTTGCCAAGGAGGAGTTGGACCTGCCAGTCACACGACAGGACTTCCTAGAAGCCCTGGCCAAGTGCAACAAATCCGTGTCCAAAGGCGACATACAGAAGTACCTATCGTGGATGGAAGAATTCGGCTCCTCCTGA
- the LOC121736146 gene encoding katanin p60 ATPase-containing subunit A-like 1 isoform X3 — protein MAREYEQLKATMATLQMFRYDGEKAITPMPGSKYLEDLPTRDQMWGPAPHELDPDIWPPAPDRDPNAWPPPTSVDHKVPPTMKSARTNPRNARTADAKKTTGPRTAAASHRKTSDVRNPRTQNNKTQSAKTKDTSNKENNTKDKQDRDNNNDTDDEKKEEERRFEPPSAADGDLVDMLERDIVQKNPNIRWDDIADLAEAKRLLEEAVVLPMWMPDFFKGIRRPWKGVLMVGPPGTGKTMLAKAVATECGTTFFNVSSSTLTSKYRGESEKLVRLLFEMARFYAPSTIFIDEIDSLCSRRGSDSEHEASRRVKSELLVQMDGLGSATDEPAKVVMVLAATNFPWDIDEALRRRLEKRIYIPLPTQEGREALLHINLREVKVDPEVDLTLIAKKLDGYSGADITNVCRDASMMSMRRKIAGLKPEQIKQLAKEELDLPVTRQDFLEALAKCNKSVSKGDIQKYLSWMEEFGSS, from the exons ACCTGGAGGACCTGCCGACCCGCGACCAGATGTGGGGTCCGGCGCCGCACGAGCTGGACCCCGACATCTGGCCCCCGGCGCCCGACAGGGACCCCAACGCCTGGCCCCCGCCCACCAGTGTGGACCACAA GGTACCACCGACGATGAAGTCAGCTCGCACCAACCCCCGCAACGCCCGCACCGCAGATGCCAAGAAGACCACAGGACCGAGAACAGCGGCAGCATCACACAGAAAGACCTCCGACGTCAGAAACCCTAGAACACAGAATAATAAGACACAGAGCG CGAAGACGAAAGACACGAGCAACAAGGAAAACAACACGAAGGACAAGCAGGACAGGGACAACAACAACGACACCGACGATGAGAAGAAGGAGGAGGAGCGACGGTTCGAGCCGCCCTCCGCCGCCGACGGCGACCTCGTGGACATGCTCG AGCGCGACATAGTACAGAAGAACCCCAACATCCGGTGGGACGACATCGCCGACCTGGCGGAGGCCAAGCGGCTGCTGGAGGAGGCGGTCGTGTTGCCCATGTGGATGCCGGACTTCTTCAAG GGTATCCGCCGACCGTGGAAGGGCGTGCTGATGGTGGGTCCGCCGGGCACGGGCAAGACGATGCTGGCGAAGGCGGTGGCCACGGAGTGCGGGACGACATTCTTTAATGTATCGTCCTCGACCCTCACCAGCAAATACCGCGGCGAGTCAGAGAAACTGGTGCGACTGTTGTTTGAGATG GCGCGGTTCTACGCGCCGAGCACGATATTCATAGACGAGATAGACTCGCTGTGCTCGCGGCGCGGCTCCGACAGCGAGCACGAGGCGTCGCGCCGCGTCAAGTCCGAGCTGCTGGTGCAGATGGACGGCCTGGGATCCGCGACGGACGAGCCCGCCAAG GTGGTAATGGTGCTAGCGGCGACGAATTTCCCATGGGACATCGACGAGGCCCTGCGCCGGCGGCTCGAGAAGCGCATATACATACCGCTGCCGACGCAGGAGGGGAGAGAGGCGCTGCTGCACATCAACCTACGAGAGGTCAAAGTGGACCCCGAGGTTGACCTCACACTTATCGCCAAGAAGCTAGACGGGTACTCCGGCGCGGATATCACTAATGTTTGCAG GGATGCGTCAATGATGTCGATGCGTCGGAAGATCGCCGGTCTCAAGCCGGAGCAGATCAAACAGCTTGCCAAGGAGGAGTTGGACCTGCCAGTCACACGACAGGACTTCCTAGAAGCCCTGGCCAAGTGCAACAAATCCGTGTCCAAAGGCGACATACAGAAGTACCTATCGTGGATGGAAGAATTCGGCTCCTCCTGA